The following proteins are encoded in a genomic region of Hyla sarda isolate aHylSar1 chromosome 3, aHylSar1.hap1, whole genome shotgun sequence:
- the GPR171 gene encoding G-protein coupled receptor 171 produces the protein MMITSNSTYLTCEVNKDLEPFTYVYWLIFMVGFFGSFFALWAFAWKDNNQKCLSVYLINLLIADFLLTLALPFKIVVDMGYASWNLKIFHCQVTACIIYINMYLSIIFLGFVSMDRCLQTIQSSKLYQIQKRGFAKMLSAVVWALVLFIMVPNMLIPIKHIPEREHVGCIDFKTDIGKNWHVLSNFISIAIFFNCSVIILISNCITIRKLYSNKDCEEANNIKAALVKIFLVTAGYIICFLPYHIVRIPYTLSQNNVITECSLKQVLFYAKESTLLLSVSNLCFDPIVYYYFSNNFRSKISKTFSLKRQERVVVGREDTITTAV, from the coding sequence ATGATGATCACAAGCAACAGTACCTACCTGACTTGTGAAGTGAACAAAGACTTGGAACCATTTACATATGTCTATTGGTTAATATTTATGGTTGGATTTTTTGGAAGTTTCTTTGCATTGTGGGCATTTGCTTGGAAAGATAACAACCAGAAATGTTTAAGCGTCTACCTCATCAACCTACTTATAGCTGATTTCTTGTTGACATTGGCCTTGCCATTTAAAATAGTGGTAGACATGGGATATGCATCGTGGAACTTGAAGATCTTCCACTGCCAGGTTACAGCTTGTATCATTTATATCAACATGTACCTTTCAATTATATTCCTGGGATTTGTCAGTATGGACCGCTGTCTCCAGACTATACAAAGCTCTAAACTGTACCAAATACAGAAGCGAGGATTTGCTAAAATGTTGTCAGCAGTTGTCTGGGCTCTCGTACTGTTCATAATGGTACCAAACATGCTGATCCCTATAAAACATATCCCGGAGAGGGAACATGTTGGGTGTATTGACTTTAAAACAGATATTGGAAAAAACTGGCATGTACTCTCCAACTTTATCAGCATTGCTATATTTTTCAATTGCTCGGTTATCATTTTGATCTCTAACTGCATAACTATTAGGAAACTTTACAGCAATAAGGATTGTGAAGAAGCCAATAATATCAAAGCAGCATTGGTAAAGATCTTTCTCGTAACAGCAGGATACATAATATGTTTCCTTCCCTATCACATTGTTCGAATCCCATATACCTTAAGTCAAAACAATGTGATCACAGAATGCAGCCTGAAGCAGGTGCTGTTTTATGCAAAGGAGTCAACCCTTTTACTCTCAGTATCAAATCTTTGCTTTGACCCTATTGTGTATTACTACTTCTCAAATAACTTCAGGTCTAAAATAAGCAAGACATTCTCCTTAAAGAGACAAGAGCGAGTTGTGGTTGGGAGAGAGGACACTATTACAACAGCAGTTTAG